One Streptomyces sp. R28 DNA window includes the following coding sequences:
- a CDS encoding aminotransferase class I/II-fold pyridoxal phosphate-dependent enzyme — translation MSTPTKAVVLAAGLGRRLGLGNAKPLIPVAGKPILFRTLENLAAAGVREAVLVVGHQADEVRLAVGEEFAGMDIGYVESDAYRTTNNAYSLWLAHKHLDQDVYLVEGDVVFDGELLRRLSAADGEIVTAIAPYRREMDGTVVTLDAEGTLSAMLLPAQQEPDSDLTQTYKTVNVHLLRERYLSEEFVPGLESLIAGGGHDAYYELVIAETVEAGRFPVRGVDCGDLRWYEVDDLTDHGAAEYLFRSSDDRLEMLQGMYGGYWRYDLVDHRLLYNLYFPPARLVDQLMDDFREALVHYPMGHRALQMLLGAAIGQPSERLVVANGASELIKILGGLLGRVGLVVPGFNEYEAVFTEQDIHRIHLPSPAFTMDPAAVAEDALRAGVAAVIITSPNNPTAMAVPRADLVTLARLLADGGIRLVVDESFVDFCEPGHSLEPDLAELPGLTVIKSMSKVYGIGGLRLGYLTSADLDFVADVRAALPIWNVNGFAECFLRLLPRYQDAFAASCEQVRRDRDELAARLTELPGLTVYPPDANYVMVGLPQDVSALAVVRRVFAEYDILLKDCGGKSMPDGDRYLRVSCRTPQENRRMVDALAAVLGVAVAAPAGGGAS, via the coding sequence CGTCGCGGGCAAGCCGATCCTGTTCCGCACGCTGGAGAACCTGGCCGCCGCGGGGGTGCGCGAGGCGGTCCTGGTGGTGGGCCACCAGGCCGACGAGGTGCGCTTGGCCGTCGGCGAGGAGTTCGCCGGCATGGACATCGGCTACGTGGAGTCCGACGCCTACCGCACCACGAACAACGCCTACTCGCTGTGGCTGGCCCACAAGCACCTCGACCAGGACGTCTACCTGGTGGAGGGCGACGTGGTGTTCGACGGCGAACTGCTCCGCAGGCTGTCGGCGGCGGACGGCGAGATCGTGACGGCGATCGCCCCGTACCGACGGGAGATGGACGGCACCGTCGTCACCCTCGACGCCGAAGGAACGCTCTCGGCGATGCTCCTGCCCGCACAACAGGAGCCGGACAGTGACCTGACGCAGACCTACAAGACCGTCAACGTGCACCTGCTCCGCGAGCGTTACCTGAGTGAGGAGTTCGTTCCCGGCCTGGAGTCGCTGATAGCCGGCGGCGGTCACGACGCCTACTACGAGCTGGTCATCGCCGAGACGGTGGAGGCCGGCCGGTTCCCGGTCCGCGGCGTGGACTGCGGCGACCTGCGCTGGTACGAGGTCGACGACCTGACCGACCACGGCGCCGCGGAGTACCTCTTCCGCAGCTCCGACGACCGCCTCGAGATGCTCCAGGGCATGTACGGCGGTTACTGGCGCTACGACCTGGTGGACCACCGCCTGCTGTACAACCTCTACTTCCCCCCGGCCCGGCTGGTCGACCAGCTGATGGACGACTTCCGGGAGGCACTGGTGCACTACCCGATGGGGCACCGGGCGCTGCAGATGCTCCTCGGCGCGGCGATCGGCCAGCCGTCGGAGCGGCTGGTGGTGGCGAACGGCGCGTCGGAACTGATCAAGATCCTCGGTGGCCTGCTCGGCCGGGTCGGACTCGTGGTGCCCGGCTTCAACGAGTACGAGGCCGTCTTCACCGAGCAGGACATCCACCGCATCCACCTGCCCTCGCCCGCCTTCACCATGGACCCGGCCGCGGTCGCCGAGGACGCGCTGCGAGCCGGTGTCGCCGCGGTCATCATCACCTCGCCCAACAATCCGACGGCGATGGCGGTGCCGCGGGCCGACCTGGTCACCCTCGCCCGGCTCCTCGCCGACGGCGGGATCCGCCTGGTCGTCGACGAGTCCTTCGTGGACTTCTGCGAGCCCGGACACAGCCTCGAGCCGGACCTGGCCGAACTGCCGGGACTGACCGTGATCAAGAGCATGAGCAAGGTCTACGGCATCGGCGGCCTGCGGCTGGGATACCTCACCTCGGCCGACCTCGACTTCGTCGCCGACGTCCGCGCCGCGCTGCCGATCTGGAACGTCAACGGCTTCGCCGAATGCTTCCTGCGACTGCTGCCCCGCTACCAGGACGCCTTCGCCGCCAGCTGCGAACAGGTCCGGCGCGACCGCGACGAACTGGCCGCAAGGCTCACCGAACTGCCCGGCCTGACGGTGTATCCGCCGGACGCCAACTACGTGATGGTGGGGCTGCCGCAGGACGTCTCCGCGCTGGCCGTCGTGCGCCGGGTCTTCGCCGAGTACGACATCCTCCTCAAGGACTGCGGGGGGAAGTCCATGCCGGACGGCGACCGGTACCTGCGGGTGTCGTGCCGTACTCCGCAGGAGAACCGGCGCATGGTGGACGCACTGGCGGCCGTCCTGGGTGTGGCCGTCGCCGCCCCGGCGGGCGGCGGAGCGTCCTGA
- a CDS encoding HAD-IIIC family phosphatase → MGGTSRRDELYAALRSVIDPADRLVVLHSSLFAFRTPIEGLRGDLLAALRALVADGVTLALPAVTFEFCRTKEYHHRRSVPNTGVLVEWFLDLPEVRRTPHPVYSFAVAGPLAEELTACRSDTAFGADTVFEVFEREAARIVTLGASWNSCTQVHRYEELAEVPYRHTMKVTGTADFGAGPAGLDLTMIVRDTALDSTLDFAPVFDRLRDTGLMARAGLWGAAVESVSTTDLARVCDAMLTDDPWVLLREPRVIEHRARQLAREPVRLALLGSRNQEILATEMSAEGRRVLGHEPCALHAPEYGMLAREIHDPASALRGFDAHASFFTDRLEDVLAVDGLDEGVDDRLPDAVEHYAGLVSAYAATTDRPVFVLSFAPLQPSTVDTSGIVADANRLLREGLGGHEHVHVVDLAEVVARAGGGPLVDARLWQVGRIPYGVALSAALARRFWGLALSVLGRTARVVVTDLDNTLWHGVVGEDGIEGIQVGTDHPGNAHRKLQLVLKSLREQGVALAVCSKNDEDLALRAIRQHSGMALREDDFVALEIGWRPKPEAIADIAARLNVGLANVLFLDDNPVERARVREFLPQVIVPELPEDPADYAHTLLDSPFVTVFNVTDADRRRTEQYRAREKVERQRRGYERIEDFYASLGTELHISPLTDGNVARAAQLCAKTNQFNTTTRRHSRAELRRLAAAPDSDVLVLGVADRFSAREELGVVVLTHDGTETTVDCYLLSCRVLGRGVETGALRWLAARLAADGRTRLHGLVLPTERNAPCRTVFADEGYTPGDADGSWHLDLIGDHSAPSWLRVVDHTDAETDHA, encoded by the coding sequence ATGGGCGGCACGTCACGGCGCGACGAGCTGTACGCCGCCCTGCGGTCCGTCATCGACCCGGCGGACCGGCTGGTGGTGCTGCACTCGTCCCTGTTCGCCTTCCGGACCCCGATCGAAGGGCTGCGTGGCGACCTGCTGGCCGCGCTGCGCGCCCTGGTCGCCGACGGAGTGACCCTGGCGCTGCCCGCGGTGACCTTCGAGTTCTGCCGTACGAAGGAGTACCACCACCGCCGTTCCGTCCCGAACACCGGCGTGCTGGTGGAGTGGTTCCTGGACCTGCCCGAGGTGCGTCGCACCCCGCACCCGGTGTACTCGTTCGCCGTCGCCGGACCGCTGGCCGAGGAGCTGACGGCCTGCCGGTCGGACACGGCCTTCGGCGCGGACACGGTCTTCGAGGTCTTCGAGCGCGAGGCGGCCCGCATCGTCACACTCGGCGCGAGCTGGAACTCCTGTACCCAGGTGCACCGTTACGAGGAACTGGCGGAAGTCCCCTACCGGCACACCATGAAGGTCACCGGCACGGCCGACTTCGGCGCGGGGCCGGCCGGGCTCGACCTGACGATGATCGTCCGCGACACGGCGCTGGACTCCACCCTCGACTTCGCGCCGGTCTTCGACCGCCTCCGCGACACCGGCCTGATGGCGCGCGCCGGCCTCTGGGGCGCCGCCGTGGAGTCGGTGTCCACGACGGACCTGGCCCGGGTCTGCGACGCGATGCTGACCGACGACCCCTGGGTGCTCCTGCGCGAGCCCAGGGTGATCGAGCACCGGGCGCGGCAACTGGCCCGCGAGCCCGTACGGCTGGCCCTGCTGGGCTCGCGGAACCAGGAGATCCTGGCCACCGAGATGTCCGCCGAGGGCCGGCGGGTCCTCGGCCACGAGCCCTGTGCCCTCCATGCGCCCGAGTACGGCATGCTCGCGCGCGAGATCCACGACCCGGCCTCGGCGCTGCGCGGCTTCGACGCGCACGCGAGTTTCTTCACCGACCGGCTGGAGGACGTGCTCGCCGTCGACGGTCTCGACGAGGGCGTCGACGACCGGCTCCCGGACGCCGTGGAGCACTACGCCGGCCTGGTGAGCGCCTACGCCGCCACCACCGACCGGCCGGTGTTCGTCCTGTCCTTCGCGCCGCTGCAGCCGTCCACGGTCGACACCAGCGGGATCGTGGCCGACGCCAACCGGCTGCTGCGCGAGGGACTCGGCGGTCACGAGCACGTCCACGTCGTCGACCTCGCCGAGGTCGTCGCACGCGCGGGCGGCGGCCCGCTGGTCGACGCGCGGCTGTGGCAGGTGGGACGTATCCCGTACGGCGTCGCCCTGAGCGCCGCACTGGCCCGCCGCTTCTGGGGCCTGGCGCTCTCGGTACTCGGACGCACGGCCAGAGTCGTCGTCACCGACCTCGACAACACCCTGTGGCACGGCGTCGTGGGCGAGGACGGCATCGAAGGCATCCAGGTCGGCACCGATCACCCCGGCAACGCCCACCGCAAGCTGCAGCTCGTGCTGAAGTCGCTGCGTGAGCAGGGCGTCGCGCTCGCGGTGTGCAGCAAGAACGACGAGGACCTGGCCCTGCGCGCGATCCGGCAGCACTCGGGGATGGCACTGCGGGAGGACGACTTCGTGGCCCTGGAGATCGGCTGGCGACCCAAGCCGGAGGCGATCGCCGACATCGCGGCCCGCCTCAACGTGGGCCTGGCCAATGTGCTGTTCCTCGACGACAACCCCGTCGAGCGCGCGCGGGTGCGCGAGTTCCTGCCGCAGGTCATCGTGCCGGAACTGCCCGAGGACCCGGCCGACTACGCGCACACGCTGCTGGACAGCCCGTTCGTCACCGTGTTCAACGTGACCGACGCCGACCGCCGGCGCACCGAGCAGTACCGGGCACGTGAGAAGGTCGAGCGGCAGCGGCGCGGCTACGAGCGGATCGAGGACTTCTACGCCTCGCTCGGCACCGAGCTGCACATCAGCCCGCTCACCGACGGCAACGTGGCCCGCGCGGCCCAACTGTGCGCCAAGACCAACCAGTTCAACACGACGACCCGGCGCCACTCCCGTGCCGAACTGCGCCGGCTGGCCGCCGCGCCGGACTCGGACGTGCTGGTCCTCGGCGTGGCCGACCGGTTCAGCGCCCGCGAGGAACTCGGCGTGGTGGTGCTGACCCACGACGGCACGGAGACCACCGTGGACTGCTACCTGCTGTCCTGCCGTGTCCTGGGCCGGGGCGTCGAGACGGGTGCGCTGCGCTGGCTGGCGGCCCGGCTGGCCGCCGACGGACGCACCCGCCTGCACGGCCTCGTGCTGCCGACCGAGCGCAACGCCCCCTGCCGCACCGTGTTCGCGGACGAGGGCTACACGCCGGGTGACGCGGACGGCAGCTGGCACCTGGACCTCATCGGCGACCACAGTGCCCCCAGCTGGCTGCGGGTCGTCGACCACACGGACGCGGAGACCGACCATGCATGA
- a CDS encoding SDR family NAD(P)-dependent oxidoreductase, whose amino-acid sequence MHDLEPGAVAHSSRTFTAEDFAAFAAATGDHNPIHHDPEHAAGTEFGAPIVPLAMVLGPVSALIGMVLPGPGAVILDTAFRPVRAVAFDRPVDYSLRLRSKSAATGVLTCRVRAYQDRELVLDGEVKTTVRSPRPRPDDNPGGRFLPADAPRLAAVTGAAGDIGAAVARALAKGGWDLALVHRGGIDDVVRQCEETGVTVHSVTADLTVPADRAAAAEKLASLAPTALVHAAAAPLAAGHQEHFETGYAGLRDLADAVLDGMLLRQQGCVLLLGSEASRYHPRGWSDYVAAKAAAESVLRGIDRHHGAGGVRAVVVEPGYVQGRYSADVRPSGVLGLLPEEVAELVAAEVGDTTAPARRVWLSTDGVTRYALDGGAAQEGAASSAAGPAARESSAGPSQGGPVVSGHTERVEAAVRRILGPDADVRNGGVGLTPGWDSLGQIQIVLAVEEEFGIRLPAESLTATGRFDQLSRVVAEQVGE is encoded by the coding sequence ATGCATGACCTCGAGCCGGGCGCCGTAGCCCACAGCAGCCGCACCTTCACCGCCGAGGACTTCGCCGCCTTCGCAGCGGCCACCGGCGACCACAACCCGATCCACCACGATCCCGAGCACGCGGCCGGGACCGAGTTCGGCGCGCCCATCGTGCCGCTGGCCATGGTGCTGGGACCGGTGTCCGCGCTGATCGGGATGGTCCTGCCCGGCCCCGGAGCGGTCATCCTCGACACGGCGTTCCGCCCGGTGCGCGCCGTCGCCTTCGACCGTCCCGTGGACTACTCCCTGCGGCTGCGTTCGAAGAGCGCGGCGACCGGGGTGCTGACCTGCCGCGTGCGGGCCTACCAGGACCGCGAGCTGGTCCTGGACGGCGAGGTGAAGACGACCGTACGGTCGCCGCGCCCCCGCCCGGACGACAACCCCGGCGGCCGTTTCCTTCCCGCCGACGCGCCCAGGCTCGCCGCGGTGACGGGCGCCGCCGGTGACATCGGTGCCGCGGTCGCCCGTGCACTGGCCAAGGGCGGCTGGGACCTCGCCCTCGTCCACCGGGGCGGCATCGACGACGTGGTCCGCCAGTGCGAGGAAACCGGCGTCACCGTCCACTCGGTGACAGCCGATCTGACCGTGCCCGCCGACCGTGCCGCGGCGGCCGAGAAGCTTGCTTCTCTCGCGCCCACAGCCCTCGTGCATGCCGCCGCCGCCCCCCTGGCGGCCGGGCACCAGGAACACTTCGAGACCGGTTACGCCGGTCTGCGGGACCTGGCCGACGCCGTGCTGGACGGCATGCTGCTGCGCCAGCAGGGGTGCGTCCTGCTGCTCGGGTCGGAGGCCTCGCGCTACCACCCGAGGGGCTGGTCCGACTACGTCGCCGCCAAGGCGGCAGCCGAAAGCGTGCTGCGCGGCATCGACCGGCACCACGGAGCCGGCGGGGTGCGCGCGGTGGTCGTCGAACCCGGCTATGTCCAGGGCCGGTACTCCGCCGACGTCCGCCCCTCCGGAGTGCTCGGCCTGCTGCCGGAGGAGGTCGCGGAACTGGTCGCCGCCGAGGTGGGTGACACGACGGCGCCTGCGCGTCGGGTGTGGCTGTCCACGGACGGGGTCACCAGGTACGCCCTGGACGGCGGCGCCGCCCAGGAGGGCGCGGCCTCGTCGGCGGCCGGGCCGGCCGCCCGCGAATCCTCGGCAGGGCCGTCCCAGGGCGGCCCGGTCGTGAGCGGGCACACGGAGCGGGTGGAAGCGGCCGTCCGCCGGATCCTCGGCCCCGACGCGGACGTGCGCAACGGCGGCGTCGGGCTCACCCCGGGCTGGGACTCACTGGGACAGATCCAGATCGTGCTCGCCGTGGAGGAGGAGTTCGGCATCCGGCTGCCGGCCGAGAGCCTCACCGCGACCGGCCGCTTCGACCAGCTGAGCCGCGTCGTGGCCGAACAGGTCGGGGAGTGA
- a CDS encoding HAD family hydrolase, translating to MSTLIVFDIDGTLLRSVAPHQLAFHGALRDCGLEKIDSAWGGYAHHTDSWIFREVFRHNRGRFPDEAETQWFADRLHARFVEAAEHEKVEQVPGAAAFLRGLEASDGYTVAFATGGMSEVTAVKLALLEAPGPVATASDHTFREHVVREAIHQAGEGFDRVVCVGDGPWDVRAAVATGSEFIGIGESTEPFGTWFPRTHLFGSFDEIDPAADFSLVPPAGQVEAEPDADKAFTGRPARCVCWS from the coding sequence ATGAGCACCTTGATCGTCTTCGATATCGACGGGACACTGCTGCGCAGTGTGGCCCCGCACCAACTGGCCTTCCACGGAGCGCTGCGCGACTGCGGACTCGAGAAGATCGACTCTGCCTGGGGCGGTTACGCCCACCACACGGACTCGTGGATATTCCGAGAGGTCTTCCGGCACAACAGGGGACGGTTCCCCGACGAGGCCGAGACCCAGTGGTTCGCCGACCGGCTGCACGCCCGCTTCGTCGAAGCCGCCGAGCACGAGAAGGTCGAGCAGGTCCCCGGCGCGGCCGCCTTCCTGCGCGGGCTGGAGGCGTCCGACGGGTACACGGTGGCGTTCGCGACCGGCGGCATGAGCGAGGTCACGGCGGTGAAGCTGGCACTGCTGGAGGCGCCCGGCCCGGTGGCCACGGCCAGCGACCACACCTTCCGGGAACACGTGGTCCGGGAGGCCATCCACCAGGCGGGCGAGGGCTTCGACCGGGTGGTGTGCGTCGGCGACGGGCCGTGGGACGTGCGTGCCGCTGTGGCCACGGGCAGCGAGTTCATCGGCATCGGGGAGTCGACCGAGCCGTTCGGCACGTGGTTCCCTCGTACGCACCTGTTCGGCTCCTTCGACGAGATCGACCCCGCCGCGGACTTCTCGCTCGTCCCGCCCGCAGGGCAGGTCGAGGCCGAACCGGACGCCGACAAGGCGTTCACGGGCCGGCCGGCGCGCTGCGTCTGCTGGAGCTGA